The Triticum aestivum cultivar Chinese Spring chromosome 3A, IWGSC CS RefSeq v2.1, whole genome shotgun sequence genome includes a region encoding these proteins:
- the LOC123061634 gene encoding probable protein phosphatase 2C 8: MSSETSKRDHARELLAADRKLMTVARSARRRRLELRRLGRTASAAAEDEGAKRVRPAPDSSSDSSDSAKVVPVASRCSACVSHGAVSVIGRRREMEDAVAVAAPFLAETAGVEGSGDVEYGAGDEGFFAVYDGHGGSRVAEACRLRMHLVLAEEVRLRRLRPGGEGQRQAEDDEDGARWKEAMTACFARVDGEVGVDDGTDTGEQTVGSTAVVAVVGPRRIVVANCGDSRAVLSRGGVPVPLSSDHKPDRPDEMERVEAAGGKVINWNGHRILGVLATSRSIGDYYLKPYVIAEPEVTVMDRTDKDEFLILASDGLWDVVSNDIACKIARNCLSGRAASKYPESVSGSTAADAAALLVELAMARGSKDNISVVVVELRRLKSRTAAVIKENRRW, translated from the exons ATGAGCAGCGAGACGAGCAAGCGAGATCATGCACGggagctcctcgccgccgacaGGAAGCTGATGACCGTGGCCCGTTCGGCGCGACGGCGCCGGCTGGAGCTCCGGCGGCTGGGACGTACGGCGTCCGCGGCCGCGGAGGACGAGGGTGCGAAGCGGGTGCGGCCGGCGCCGGACAGCTCCTCGGACTCGTCTGACTCCGCGAAGGTGGTGCCGGTGGCGTCTAGGTGTTCGGCGTGCGTGTCGCACGGGGCGGTGTCCGTGATCGGGCGCCGGCGGGAGATGGAGGACGCGGTGGCCGTCGCCGCGCCGTTCCTGGCCGAGACGGCGGGGGTGGAGGGCAGCGGCGACGTGGAGTACGGGGCAGGGGACGAGGGCTTCTTCGCGGTGTACGACGGGCACGGCGGGTCGCGCGTGGCGGAGGCGTGCCGGCTGCGGATGCACCTGGTGCTCGCGGAGGAGGTGCGGCTTCGTCGTCTGCGGCCCGGGGGCGAAGGGCAGCGTCAGGCCGAGGACGACGAGGACGGTGCGCGGTGGAAGGAGGCCATGACGGCCTGCTTCGCCCGGGTGGACGGCGAGGTCGGCGTCGACGACGGGACCGACACCGGCGAGCAGACGGTGGGCTCCACCGCCGTCGTGGCCGTCGTGGGCCCGCGCCGCATCGTCGTCGCGAACTGCGGCGACTCCCGCGCCGTGCTCTCTCGCGGCGGCGTCCCCGTGCCGCTCTCCTCCGACCACAAG CCAGACCGACCTGACGAAATGGAAAGAGTAGAAGCAGCTGGTGGCAAGGTCATTAACTGGAATGGACACCGTATCCTGGGAGTGCTCGCAACTTCGAGGTCAATCG GAGACTATTACCTGAAGCCATATGTGATAGCGGAACCAGAAGTCACCGTCATGGACCGGACGGACAAAGACGAGTTCCTCATACTGGCAAGCGACGGCCTGTGGGATGTGGTGTCCAATGATATCGCCTGCAAGATCGCGAGAAATTGCCTAAGTGGGCGTGCGGCCTCCAAGTACCCCGAGTCCGTCTCCGGGAGCACGGCGGCCGACGCCGCGGCGCTGCTGGTGGAGCTCGCCATGGCACGCGGCAGCAAGGACAACATCAGCGTCGTCGTGGTCGAGTTGCGGCGACTGAAGAGTAGGACAGCGGCGGTGATCAAAGAAAACCGCAGGTGGTAG